One segment of Marvinbryantia formatexigens DSM 14469 DNA contains the following:
- a CDS encoding carbohydrate ABC transporter permease, protein MIDAKGGKGIVNRLFSIFKYVMLCIAAIVALLPVVVCVFTAFKTNEEYAATSVLDLPETFFNFENFKVAFTQANMLRCFMNTAIVLVVVLFFSIMMGSMLAYVLNRFKFKGNALIQNLFMFAALIPGIATQVTVYQIMYSLGLINKLHGYMIVLMGTDIISIYIFLQFFENLPVSLDESAIVDGCTYFGVFFKILFPLLKPAIITSLVLKGVGVYNEYYMSNLYLQSKELKTISTALYTFTGPYGNQYNYICAGVLITIIPILILFLIFQKQVYSGMAAGAVKG, encoded by the coding sequence ATGATAGACGCAAAGGGCGGAAAAGGAATTGTAAACAGACTTTTCAGTATTTTTAAATATGTAATGCTTTGCATTGCGGCAATCGTCGCGCTGCTGCCGGTGGTGGTCTGCGTTTTTACGGCGTTTAAAACAAACGAGGAATACGCGGCGACTTCCGTGCTGGATTTACCGGAGACCTTCTTTAATTTTGAAAACTTTAAGGTTGCCTTCACGCAGGCAAATATGCTGAGGTGCTTTATGAATACGGCAATCGTGCTGGTGGTGGTGCTGTTTTTCTCCATTATGATGGGTTCCATGCTGGCTTATGTGCTGAACCGCTTCAAATTTAAGGGAAACGCGCTGATCCAGAATCTGTTTATGTTTGCGGCACTGATTCCAGGCATTGCAACGCAGGTGACAGTTTACCAGATCATGTATTCTCTGGGACTGATTAATAAGCTGCACGGGTACATGATTGTGCTGATGGGAACCGATATTATCTCGATTTATATTTTTCTGCAGTTTTTCGAGAATCTTCCGGTTTCATTGGATGAATCCGCGATCGTGGACGGCTGTACTTATTTTGGGGTGTTCTTTAAGATTCTGTTTCCGCTGCTCAAACCGGCAATCATCACTTCGCTGGTGCTCAAAGGGGTAGGCGTGTATAACGAATATTACATGTCGAATCTGTATCTGCAGAGCAAAGAACTGAAAACGATTTCTACAGCGCTGTACACCTTCACGGGTCCTTATGGCAACCAGTACAATTATATCTGCGCCGGTGTTCTTATCACTATCATTCCGATACTGATTCTGTTTCTGATTTTCCAGAAGCAGGTCTACAGCGGCATGGCGGCGGGCGCAGTAAAAGGATAA
- a CDS encoding Ig-like domain-containing protein, whose amino-acid sequence MKRKIRKAFLPLLLLLLLVTAGAASAQASSWDFFGALPNTQAKAVKKNPKILFVGNSHTFVNNVPAMVKKLCNKNGISPQITTITHGGYSLYNYAYPDKSDAQQVKLSKKLKTLLKSEKWDYVILQDNRYSGTRKTTQTKKAVQALQPLIKKAGAQMVFYMSWAPKAGHVDYKRGWVSSPTDYMSKKADLFYGLAEKYNAALAPSGIAFLRANTLLPDVELYSSDKNHASTAGSYLSACVIYATLFGKSPEGTAYYPSFDGMSHAQSIQTGKKLQALAADVTVRGSTKDNAELTFSTPQVSMKSGSKTQLSYKIVSGKKTTRVVSWKSGNTKVASVDSSGKVTAYMAGTTTITARLSNNATASCVITVTGGGTADGQLTLDARKMTMYVGKTKLLTANMNAGSLTFSSSNPKVVSVNARGQLTAKSAGRARITVTTKKGQTAVCTVTSIVPVKKLAFSNAKSGMKIKKGQTQKLSVSVSPSNATVKTLQWSSSDTGVLQVSQTGKIKAVSKGTAVITAVTTDGTNRKIQIKIKVV is encoded by the coding sequence ATGAAACGAAAAATAAGAAAGGCATTTTTGCCGCTGCTGCTGTTGTTGCTTCTGGTGACTGCCGGGGCAGCCTCTGCGCAGGCTTCCTCCTGGGATTTCTTCGGCGCGCTGCCGAATACGCAGGCAAAAGCGGTAAAGAAAAATCCGAAGATTCTGTTTGTCGGAAACAGTCATACGTTTGTGAACAATGTTCCGGCTATGGTAAAAAAGCTTTGCAATAAAAACGGGATTTCCCCGCAGATTACGACAATCACGCACGGCGGATACTCTCTTTACAACTATGCGTATCCGGATAAGAGCGACGCGCAGCAGGTGAAGCTGAGTAAAAAGCTGAAAACGCTTCTGAAGAGCGAAAAGTGGGATTATGTAATCCTGCAGGATAATCGTTACAGCGGAACCAGAAAAACCACGCAGACAAAGAAGGCGGTGCAGGCATTGCAGCCGCTGATAAAAAAAGCGGGCGCACAGATGGTATTTTACATGAGCTGGGCGCCAAAGGCTGGGCATGTTGATTACAAGAGAGGCTGGGTGTCTTCGCCGACGGATTATATGTCGAAGAAGGCGGACCTCTTCTATGGGCTTGCGGAAAAATACAATGCGGCGCTGGCGCCGAGCGGTATCGCGTTTTTGCGTGCCAATACGCTGCTGCCGGATGTGGAGCTGTACAGCTCCGATAAAAACCATGCCAGCACAGCCGGAAGCTATCTCTCCGCGTGCGTGATTTACGCGACGCTGTTTGGCAAAAGCCCGGAGGGGACAGCGTATTATCCGTCGTTCGACGGGATGTCGCACGCGCAGAGCATCCAGACAGGAAAGAAGCTGCAGGCGCTGGCAGCGGATGTCACCGTGCGCGGCAGTACGAAGGACAACGCAGAGCTGACGTTTTCTACGCCGCAGGTTTCGATGAAGAGCGGCTCCAAAACACAGCTTTCCTATAAAATCGTTTCCGGGAAAAAGACCACCCGTGTAGTTTCCTGGAAATCGGGTAATACGAAGGTGGCGTCGGTGGACAGCTCCGGAAAAGTGACTGCATACATGGCGGGTACGACGACCATCACGGCAAGACTGAGCAATAATGCCACGGCATCCTGCGTAATTACGGTGACGGGCGGCGGCACAGCGGACGGTCAGCTTACGCTGGATGCCCGGAAGATGACGATGTACGTCGGAAAGACAAAGCTTCTGACCGCCAATATGAATGCGGGCAGCCTGACATTTTCCTCCAGCAATCCGAAGGTCGTTTCGGTAAACGCCAGGGGACAGCTTACCGCAAAGTCAGCCGGAAGAGCGCGCATCACTGTTACCACGAAAAAAGGGCAGACGGCGGTCTGCACGGTTACGTCAATCGTTCCGGTCAAGAAGCTTGCATTCAGCAATGCGAAGTCCGGTATGAAAATAAAGAAAGGACAGACGCAGAAGCTGTCCGTGTCGGTTTCACCCTCCAATGCTACGGTAAAAACACTGCAGTGGAGTTCAAGCGATACGGGAGTGCTGCAGGTTTCGCAGACCGGAAAGATAAAAGCGGTTTCCAAAGGAACGGCTGTCATCACCGCGGTGACGACGGACGGGACGAACCGCAAAATACAAATAAAAATAAAGGTGGTATAA
- a CDS encoding MATE family efflux transporter: MTKDLTIGNPSTVLWKFCLPLFGGIIFQQLYNIADSLVAGKFIGENALASVGNSYEITLIFIAFAFGCNIGCSVIVSQLFGAKKFEEMKSAVYTTLISSAVLCAALMAIGFLFCEGLLNIIKTPQELMADSLLYLRIYVAGLPFLFFYNVATGIFSALGDSRTPFWFLAVSSTANIAVDILFVTAFDMGVAGVAWATFLCQGVSCILAIVVVPKKLQAIPTQGRIPLFSRTLLGKIAVIAIPSILQQSFISVGNIMIQSVINSFGASVIAGYSASIKLNNLVITSFSTLGNGISNYTAQNLGAGKPARINEGFHASLKLVWLLCIPFFLFYFFAGRYGLLLFMDHSSENALACGMTFLRIVSPFYFVVSAKLMADGILRGAGLMKQFMITTFTDLVLRVVLAFVFSGIFGSTGIWMAWPFGWSIATVMSLAFYRKNFKRQAS, from the coding sequence ATGACAAAAGATTTGACCATCGGAAATCCTTCCACCGTACTCTGGAAATTCTGCCTGCCGCTGTTCGGAGGTATTATTTTCCAGCAGCTTTACAATATCGCGGACAGCCTTGTGGCGGGTAAATTTATCGGAGAGAACGCACTTGCCTCGGTGGGCAACAGCTATGAAATTACATTGATTTTTATTGCGTTTGCTTTTGGATGCAACATCGGATGCTCCGTGATCGTCTCGCAATTATTCGGCGCAAAGAAATTTGAAGAAATGAAAAGCGCCGTGTATACGACGCTGATTTCCAGCGCAGTGCTGTGCGCTGCTCTGATGGCAATCGGTTTTCTGTTCTGCGAGGGGCTTTTAAATATCATAAAAACCCCGCAGGAGCTGATGGCAGATTCGCTTTTATATCTGCGCATCTATGTCGCGGGGCTTCCGTTTTTATTTTTTTATAATGTAGCGACCGGCATTTTCTCCGCACTCGGAGACTCCCGGACGCCGTTCTGGTTTCTGGCAGTATCCTCCACCGCCAACATCGCGGTGGACATCCTGTTCGTCACCGCCTTTGATATGGGCGTCGCCGGCGTCGCCTGGGCAACCTTTCTCTGCCAGGGCGTAAGCTGTATTCTGGCAATCGTCGTGGTGCCGAAAAAACTGCAGGCGATTCCCACACAGGGACGCATTCCCTTGTTTTCCCGCACGCTGCTCGGCAAAATTGCCGTTATCGCCATCCCCAGTATCCTGCAGCAGAGTTTTATCTCCGTGGGAAATATCATGATACAGAGCGTTATCAACAGCTTCGGCGCCAGCGTTATTGCCGGTTATTCCGCCTCCATCAAGCTGAACAATCTGGTGATTACGTCCTTCTCCACGCTCGGAAACGGCATTTCCAATTATACCGCGCAGAATCTCGGCGCCGGAAAGCCCGCCCGTATAAACGAAGGCTTTCACGCCAGTCTGAAACTGGTATGGCTGCTGTGCATTCCGTTTTTCCTGTTTTACTTCTTTGCGGGACGCTACGGACTGCTTTTGTTCATGGACCACAGCTCGGAAAATGCCCTTGCCTGCGGAATGACCTTCCTTAGAATCGTATCGCCGTTTTACTTCGTTGTCTCGGCAAAGCTGATGGCGGACGGCATCCTGCGCGGAGCCGGTCTCATGAAGCAGTTTATGATTACCACCTTCACAGACCTTGTACTCCGCGTCGTTCTTGCCTTTGTGTTCTCCGGTATTTTCGGCTCCACCGGCATCTGGATGGCGTGGCCGTTCGGCTGGAGTATCGCCACTGTGATGTCACTGGCATTTTACCGGAAAAACTTTAAACGTCAAGCTTCATAA
- a CDS encoding flavodoxin, producing the protein MSKVAVVYWSGTGNTEMMANKVGEGAKAAGAEAEVFSCDQFSADKLGDYDAVAFGCPAMGDEVLEETEFEPFFEECKSHLSGKKIALFGSYGWGDGEWMRNWEETCKEAGANLACESVICADAPDDDAQAACEALGKALA; encoded by the coding sequence ATGAGCAAAGTAGCAGTGGTTTACTGGAGTGGTACCGGTAACACAGAAATGATGGCAAATAAAGTAGGTGAGGGCGCAAAGGCAGCGGGCGCGGAGGCAGAGGTATTCTCCTGCGACCAGTTCTCAGCGGATAAGCTGGGCGATTATGATGCAGTGGCATTCGGCTGCCCGGCAATGGGTGACGAGGTTCTGGAGGAAACAGAATTTGAGCCGTTCTTTGAAGAGTGCAAATCCCACCTCAGCGGCAAAAAGATTGCGCTGTTTGGCTCTTATGGCTGGGGAGACGGCGAATGGATGAGAAACTGGGAGGAAACCTGCAAAGAGGCGGGAGCAAATCTGGCGTGCGAGAGCGTAATCTGTGCGGATGCTCCGGATGACGATGCGCAGGCAGCCTGCGAGGCGCTCGGAAAAGCGCTTGCCTAG
- a CDS encoding glycoside hydrolase family 130 protein: protein MSRNKIIGPAVPGMPWQEPPAEYTNGIPVWRYSGNPIIGRNPVEGVARIFNSAVMPYGDGFIGVFRGEQINGVPYIYLGHSRDGIRWEFEKEKICFVNEAGEEFMPVYAYDPRLVKIENTYYIIWCQDCYGAGIGMAKTTDFKTFTRMENPFLPFNRNAVLFPRKINGKYMMLSRPSDSGHTPFGDIYLSESPDMVYWGRHRHVMGKSSEWWESVKIGGGAAPIETTEGWLLFYHGVTGTCNGLVYSIGGAILDIDCPSVVKYRCENFLLTPEEWYEERGFVPNVTFPCATIHDSETGRIAVYYGAADSYVGLAFTTVEEVTDYIKEHSVVREPDTETGLR from the coding sequence ATGAGCAGGAATAAAATCATTGGTCCGGCGGTGCCGGGGATGCCGTGGCAGGAGCCGCCGGCAGAATATACAAACGGGATTCCGGTATGGAGATACTCCGGGAATCCCATTATCGGACGCAATCCGGTGGAGGGCGTGGCACGTATTTTTAACAGCGCAGTGATGCCGTATGGGGATGGATTTATCGGAGTATTCCGCGGCGAGCAGATAAACGGAGTTCCGTATATTTATCTGGGGCACAGCAGGGATGGAATCCGCTGGGAATTTGAGAAGGAGAAAATCTGTTTTGTCAACGAGGCGGGGGAGGAGTTTATGCCGGTTTACGCATACGACCCGCGTCTGGTAAAGATTGAGAATACTTACTATATTATCTGGTGCCAGGACTGCTACGGAGCGGGAATCGGCATGGCAAAAACAACGGACTTTAAGACCTTTACCAGAATGGAAAATCCGTTTCTTCCGTTCAACCGCAACGCGGTGCTGTTTCCGCGGAAGATAAATGGAAAGTATATGATGCTCTCCAGACCGAGTGACAGCGGACATACGCCGTTTGGAGATATTTATCTCTCGGAAAGCCCGGATATGGTTTACTGGGGCAGGCACCGCCATGTGATGGGAAAATCATCCGAATGGTGGGAATCCGTGAAAATTGGCGGTGGCGCGGCTCCGATTGAGACGACGGAGGGGTGGCTTTTGTTTTACCACGGCGTTACCGGAACCTGTAACGGGCTGGTGTACAGCATCGGTGGTGCGATTCTGGATATCGACTGTCCGTCGGTGGTGAAATACCGCTGCGAAAACTTTTTGCTGACGCCGGAAGAATGGTATGAGGAGCGGGGATTTGTGCCGAATGTTACCTTCCCGTGTGCGACGATTCATGATAGTGAAACGGGCAGAATCGCTGTTTATTACGGGGCGGCGGACAGCTATGTGGGGCTTGCGTTCACGACAGTGGAGGAAGTAACCGATTATATTAAAGAGCACAGCGTGGTCCGCGAACCGGATACGGAGACCGGACTTCGGTAG
- a CDS encoding ABC transporter substrate-binding protein: MSMKKLLGFGFAASMVLSLGVAAGAEDAALPTIDQITVGEDYTDITASIKVLTNRTDIVDTVYKGYAEQFMELYPNITVEYEAITDYEESLILRLMTGDWGDLCFIPTSVNRNELADYFIPLGDFDTLDPVYNFVQDKSYEGTVYGIANGGTAGGVVYNKRIWDEAGITELPATPDEFLEDLQIIKDNTDAVPLYTNFAAGWTMGAWDQYIGVAATGDADFMNYTIVHQKDPFAKRDDMTGPYAVYYTLYEAVARGLVEEDPASSDWESSKGAINKGEIATMVLGSWAVQQCKDAGETPDDVRYMPFPITVDGKRYAGAGGNYSFGINNKAETDNQIAAMVYLKWLIEESTIYLDEGSIPARKDGELPDTLADFEGVELLADNPAHEGEETLFNDINNESEVGINNNDYPDCEILEAALYGSSTLDELMADWNEKWTAAQELYEVEIIE, encoded by the coding sequence ATGAGTATGAAGAAATTACTTGGTTTCGGATTTGCCGCTTCGATGGTTCTGTCGCTTGGAGTGGCTGCAGGAGCGGAGGATGCCGCGCTTCCCACGATCGACCAGATTACGGTCGGGGAGGATTACACGGACATTACTGCGTCGATTAAGGTGCTGACAAACCGCACCGATATTGTAGACACTGTCTATAAGGGATATGCGGAGCAGTTTATGGAGTTGTACCCGAATATCACGGTGGAATACGAGGCAATCACGGACTACGAGGAATCGCTGATTTTGCGGCTGATGACCGGCGACTGGGGCGACCTCTGCTTCATTCCGACCAGCGTAAACAGAAACGAGCTGGCAGATTATTTCATACCGCTCGGCGATTTTGACACCCTTGACCCGGTTTACAATTTCGTGCAGGACAAATCCTACGAGGGCACAGTATACGGCATTGCGAACGGCGGTACCGCAGGTGGCGTTGTTTATAACAAACGCATCTGGGATGAGGCGGGCATTACAGAGCTTCCTGCCACGCCGGATGAATTTCTGGAGGATTTGCAGATTATAAAGGATAACACGGATGCGGTCCCGCTGTATACAAACTTTGCAGCGGGATGGACGATGGGAGCATGGGACCAGTATATCGGCGTAGCCGCGACAGGAGATGCGGATTTTATGAATTACACCATTGTGCACCAGAAGGATCCGTTCGCAAAGCGCGATGACATGACCGGACCGTATGCGGTTTATTACACGCTGTATGAGGCGGTTGCGAGAGGGCTTGTGGAAGAGGACCCGGCGTCATCTGACTGGGAATCCTCCAAGGGCGCAATCAATAAAGGAGAAATTGCAACGATGGTGCTTGGTTCCTGGGCGGTTCAGCAGTGCAAGGATGCCGGAGAGACACCGGACGATGTAAGGTATATGCCGTTCCCGATTACCGTTGACGGAAAGCGTTATGCGGGTGCAGGCGGAAACTATTCCTTCGGCATTAACAATAAGGCGGAAACCGATAATCAGATTGCGGCAATGGTTTATCTGAAATGGCTCATCGAAGAATCGACGATCTATCTGGACGAGGGCAGCATTCCGGCGCGTAAGGACGGCGAGCTTCCGGATACGCTGGCGGATTTCGAGGGCGTTGAGCTGCTGGCGGATAATCCGGCGCATGAGGGAGAGGAAACTCTGTTTAATGATATCAACAACGAGAGCGAGGTCGGCATCAACAACAACGACTATCCGGACTGCGAGATTCTGGAAGCGGCGCTGTATGGCTCCAGTACGCTGGACGAGCTGATGGCGGACTGGAATGAGAAATGGACGGCGGCACAGGAGCTGTACGAAGTGGAAATCATTGAATAA
- a CDS encoding DUF3793 family protein — protein MLEKYLIEHCSPTLASLKTANLFTYAYTSEQELSQDIFRWNNQLADKGIELIVLRRKERAALIYVCRTSYLKRDLSQPGVAYFLRKYGYRSVEPAYALQRLKQRLAESGEFPHEIGVFLGYPLGDVIGFIKNAGKSSKCSGCWKVYCNECEAIRTFAKYKKCREIYVRLWKDGRSVRQLTVAA, from the coding sequence ATGCTGGAAAAATATTTGATAGAACATTGCTCGCCTACTCTGGCGTCGCTGAAAACGGCAAATTTGTTTACCTATGCGTACACTTCTGAGCAGGAGCTTTCACAGGACATCTTCCGGTGGAACAACCAGCTCGCGGACAAAGGGATTGAGCTGATTGTCCTGCGCAGAAAAGAACGCGCGGCGCTGATTTATGTCTGCCGCACTTCATATCTGAAGCGCGATTTAAGTCAGCCCGGAGTTGCTTATTTTCTGCGGAAGTATGGATACCGCAGCGTCGAACCGGCGTATGCACTGCAGCGGTTAAAACAGAGACTGGCGGAAAGCGGGGAATTTCCGCACGAAATAGGTGTTTTTCTGGGCTATCCGCTGGGGGATGTAATCGGATTTATCAAAAACGCGGGCAAAAGCAGTAAATGCAGCGGCTGCTGGAAGGTGTACTGCAACGAATGCGAGGCAATCAGAACCTTTGCAAAATATAAAAAATGCCGTGAGATTTACGTGCGCCTGTGGAAAGATGGGAGAAGTGTGAGACAGCTGACAGTGGCTGCCTGA
- a CDS encoding carbohydrate ABC transporter permease, with amino-acid sequence MNNSVAPAAKKSFSEWFKSRKVQKWIVIFTFMFLPLLLLIVFTYVPFGKMVEFSFYNMKYTGPRKFVGLKNYIEVFSRSECFASLAVSLYYMGGAVIQLALALFFATLMVFKVKGAAFFKGAMFFPYLICGIAVGFIFKFFYARGFVLDSLLQMLGMDLENIPMWLQDKRINNISLAATSVWRYMGQNMILFLGAMMSVDTDLYEAAYMDGANKWHQFVYIILPSIKSIVVLNLILSISGSLSAFEPPYVITNGTMGTGTYFVIMNRLAHENQKVGLACAMAIVLLGIIIICTVAQKLFFKYAFDDGTSDESKAAVRKRKRAAKLAAKGGRA; translated from the coding sequence ATGAATAATTCCGTTGCTCCGGCAGCAAAGAAAAGCTTTTCGGAATGGTTTAAAAGCAGGAAGGTGCAGAAATGGATTGTAATTTTTACGTTTATGTTTCTGCCGCTGCTTCTGCTTATCGTGTTCACCTACGTCCCGTTTGGCAAAATGGTGGAGTTCAGCTTTTATAATATGAAGTATACCGGCCCGCGCAAATTCGTCGGTCTGAAAAACTATATAGAGGTATTCAGCCGAAGCGAATGCTTTGCATCGCTGGCGGTCAGCCTTTACTATATGGGAGGCGCCGTAATCCAGCTCGCTCTTGCTCTGTTTTTTGCAACGCTGATGGTGTTTAAGGTAAAGGGCGCGGCATTCTTTAAGGGCGCCATGTTCTTTCCGTACCTTATCTGCGGTATCGCAGTCGGTTTTATTTTTAAATTTTTCTATGCAAGAGGCTTTGTGCTCGATTCGCTTCTGCAGATGCTGGGCATGGATCTGGAGAATATTCCGATGTGGCTGCAGGATAAGCGGATTAATAATATCTCACTGGCGGCAACCTCCGTCTGGAGATATATGGGGCAGAATATGATTCTGTTTCTGGGAGCCATGATGTCTGTGGACACAGACCTTTATGAGGCGGCATACATGGACGGCGCAAACAAATGGCATCAGTTCGTATACATTATCCTGCCGAGCATCAAATCCATTGTGGTGTTAAACTTGATTCTTTCCATCAGCGGCTCTCTGAGCGCGTTCGAGCCGCCTTACGTTATCACAAACGGTACGATGGGAACCGGTACATATTTTGTTATCATGAACCGTCTGGCGCATGAAAATCAGAAGGTCGGACTTGCCTGTGCAATGGCGATTGTGCTTCTTGGGATTATCATTATCTGCACAGTGGCGCAGAAGCTGTTCTTTAAGTACGCCTTTGACGACGGCACCAGCGATGAATCAAAGGCGGCAGTGAGAAAGAGAAAGAGGGCTGCAAAGCTGGCGGCGAAGGGAGGCAGAGCGTAA
- a CDS encoding glycoside hydrolase family 3 protein has translation MRKWARFFYQPCLPLGEDGRRVTGQKAHIALSEKAAAEGMVLLKNEDGVLPFSFGKKVAVFGKACADYVKGGGGSGDVTVEYTTSLLDGLRAKEQEGKVKLLAELGAFYEENVQRQYGQGVQPGMTEEPEIPQELLARAANFTDTAIVTICRFSGEGWDRTIMDENGQKDNGMDNVPEDCDEILRRCLQVFERGDFYLSAAEERMIETVQEHFAHVVAVLNVGGMVDTVWIKNSERIQGALLAWQGGMEGGMAAADILCGDVNPSGKLADTFAAKLTDYPSSANFHESESYVEYTEDIYVGYRYFETLAQSAVVYPFGFGLSYTDFEIAFQKADESETQITVDAVVTNTGARAGKEVVQLYVRAPQGRLGKPERELKAFAKTRLLQPGEMQLVRLTVKKDALASYDDSGKVEKNAWVLEAGTYCFHLGNSVRSAVEIPYQYVCAADIVLEKTGSKCAPVLLHKRMLADGSMETLEVHPELQPDLSYDAEALGAFAPGSVAQEPELLWGGPKKEPVISLEDVYEKRATAAEFMAQLTDEELVRLLCGQPNTGVANTYGMGNLPKYGVPNVMTEDGPAGVRINRECGVCTTAFPCATLLACTWNEELVEQVGAAGAREAKENNIGIWLTPAMNIHRSPLCGRNFEYYSEDPLIAGKMGAAMVRGIQSQGIAASAKHFACNNKETNRKDSDSRVSERALREIYLKGFEIVVKEADPWTIMTSYNIINGHRASANKELLTGILRGEWGFKGMVTTDWWNFAEQHEEIKAGNDVKMGCGFPERTMAALQRGDLERKDLEACVQRVLEMIMKLDV, from the coding sequence ATGAGAAAATGGGCGAGATTTTTCTATCAGCCGTGCCTCCCGCTCGGAGAAGACGGGCGCCGGGTGACGGGACAGAAAGCGCACATTGCATTGTCGGAAAAAGCTGCAGCGGAAGGTATGGTTCTGCTGAAAAATGAGGACGGCGTTCTGCCGTTCTCTTTTGGCAAAAAGGTGGCTGTTTTCGGCAAAGCGTGTGCAGATTACGTAAAAGGCGGAGGCGGCAGCGGCGATGTGACTGTGGAATACACCACAAGTCTGCTGGACGGGCTGCGCGCGAAGGAGCAGGAGGGAAAGGTAAAGCTGCTCGCAGAGCTTGGCGCGTTTTATGAAGAAAATGTACAGCGGCAGTACGGACAGGGAGTCCAGCCGGGTATGACGGAGGAGCCGGAAATACCGCAGGAGCTGCTGGCGCGCGCCGCAAACTTTACAGACACTGCGATCGTGACGATATGCCGTTTCTCCGGAGAGGGCTGGGACCGCACGATTATGGATGAAAACGGGCAGAAGGATAATGGCATGGATAATGTGCCGGAGGATTGCGACGAGATACTGCGCCGCTGCCTGCAGGTGTTTGAGCGCGGCGATTTCTATCTTTCCGCCGCGGAGGAGCGGATGATTGAGACGGTGCAGGAGCATTTTGCGCACGTAGTTGCCGTTCTGAATGTGGGCGGTATGGTAGATACCGTGTGGATAAAAAACAGCGAGCGTATCCAGGGCGCGCTGCTGGCATGGCAGGGCGGTATGGAGGGAGGCATGGCTGCGGCGGATATCCTCTGCGGCGATGTAAACCCGTCCGGAAAGCTTGCGGATACATTTGCCGCAAAGCTGACGGATTACCCGTCGTCAGCCAACTTCCACGAGTCGGAGAGCTATGTGGAATACACGGAAGATATTTATGTGGGCTACCGCTATTTTGAGACGCTGGCGCAGTCGGCGGTCGTGTACCCGTTTGGTTTCGGACTTTCTTATACGGATTTTGAGATTGCTTTTCAGAAGGCGGACGAATCGGAGACACAGATTACTGTTGACGCCGTTGTGACGAATACCGGAGCGCGGGCAGGCAAAGAGGTGGTGCAGCTTTATGTGAGAGCGCCGCAGGGCAGGCTTGGAAAACCGGAAAGAGAGCTGAAGGCGTTTGCAAAGACCAGGCTTCTGCAGCCGGGCGAGATGCAGCTTGTGCGACTGACAGTGAAAAAGGATGCGCTGGCTTCCTACGACGACAGCGGAAAAGTGGAGAAAAACGCCTGGGTGCTGGAAGCGGGCACGTATTGCTTCCATCTTGGAAATTCTGTGCGCAGCGCTGTAGAGATTCCGTATCAGTATGTGTGCGCGGCAGATATTGTGCTGGAGAAGACCGGAAGCAAGTGCGCGCCGGTTCTGCTGCATAAGCGTATGCTGGCGGACGGCAGCATGGAAACCCTGGAGGTACATCCGGAGCTTCAGCCGGATTTATCCTACGATGCGGAGGCGCTGGGTGCGTTTGCGCCGGGAAGCGTGGCGCAGGAGCCGGAGCTGCTCTGGGGCGGTCCGAAGAAGGAACCGGTGATTTCGCTGGAGGATGTGTATGAGAAACGCGCGACGGCGGCGGAATTTATGGCGCAGCTTACGGATGAGGAACTGGTGCGTCTGCTGTGCGGACAGCCGAACACCGGCGTGGCAAACACTTATGGAATGGGAAACCTTCCGAAATACGGTGTGCCGAACGTGATGACGGAGGACGGTCCGGCGGGCGTGCGCATCAACCGGGAGTGCGGTGTCTGCACGACGGCTTTTCCGTGCGCAACGCTGCTTGCCTGCACCTGGAATGAAGAGCTGGTGGAGCAGGTCGGCGCTGCGGGAGCGCGCGAGGCGAAGGAGAACAATATCGGCATCTGGCTGACACCGGCGATGAATATCCATCGCAGTCCGCTCTGCGGCAGAAACTTTGAATATTATTCAGAGGATCCGCTGATTGCCGGAAAAATGGGAGCGGCGATGGTGCGCGGCATCCAGTCGCAGGGCATCGCGGCATCGGCGAAGCATTTTGCCTGCAACAATAAGGAGACGAACCGCAAGGACAGCGACTCCCGCGTTTCGGAGCGCGCGCTGCGGGAAATCTACCTGAAGGGATTTGAGATAGTCGTGAAAGAGGCGGACCCGTGGACGATTATGACCTCGTACAATATCATCAACGGACACCGCGCTTCCGCAAACAAAGAACTGCTGACCGGCATTCTGCGCGGCGAGTGGGGCTTTAAGGGAATGGTGACGACCGACTGGTGGAATTTTGCGGAGCAGCATGAGGAAATCAAAGCCGGAAACGATGTGAAGATGGGCTGCGGCTTCCCGGAGCGGACAATGGCGGCGCTGCAGCGCGGCGACCTTGAGCGGAAGGATCTGGAAGCCTGCGTGCAGCGCGTTCTGGAAATGATTATGAAGCTTGACGTTTAA